A genomic region of Oncorhynchus mykiss isolate Arlee chromosome 2, USDA_OmykA_1.1, whole genome shotgun sequence contains the following coding sequences:
- the LOC110500283 gene encoding rab GDP dissociation inhibitor beta isoform X1 — translation MDEEYDVIVLGTGLTECILSGIMSVKGKKVLHMDRNSYYGAESASITPLEDLYKRFSLPGKPPESMGRGRDWSVDLIPKFLMANGQLVRMLLITQVTRYLDFKVIEGSFVYKKGAIYKVPVTETEALASSLMGIFEKRRFRNFLIFVANYDLNDPKTMEGVDPNKSSMRALYKKFSLGQDVMDFTGHALALYRTDDYLDQPCINTINRIKLYSESLARYGKSPYLYPLYGLGELPQGFARLSAIYGGTYMLNKPIEEIVMENGKVVGVKSEGEIARCKQLICDPSYIMDRVSKVGQVVRIICVMSHPIKNTGDVNSCQIIIPQIQVNRKHDIYVCMISSAHNVAAQGKYVAIASSVVETNDPEKELKPALDLLEPIEQKFVSVSDQYAPTDMGKDSQIFISRTYDATTHFETTCDDIKDIYERAMGTEFDFAEMERTKNDIFGDAGDQ, via the exons ATGGATGAAGAATATGATGTTATCGTTCTCGGTACCGGGTTAACG GAATGCATTCTGTCTGGCATTATGTCAGTAAAGGGGAAGAAGGTGCTTCATATGGACAGGAACTCGTACTATGGAGCAGAGAGCGCTTCCATCACACCACTGGAAGAC TTGTACAAGCGCTTCAGCCTTCCAGGTAAACCTCCGGAGTCCATGGGGAGAGGTCGGGACTGGAGCGTGGACCTCATCCCAAAGTTCCTGATGGCCAATG GTCAGCTGGTGAGGATGTTGCTGATCACTCAGGTGACCCGTTACCTGGACTTCAAGGTGATCGAGGGCAGCTTTGTCTACAAGAAGGGAGCCATCTACAAAGTGCCTGTCACTGAGACAGAGGCACTGGCCTCCA gtttgatggggatttttgagAAGAGGCGGTTTAGGAACTTCTTGATCTTCGTTGCCAACTACGACTTGAACGATCCCAAAACCATGGAGGGTGTCGACCCCAACAAGTCGTCGATGCGTGCCCTGTACAAGAAGTTCAGCCTGGGCCAGGATGTGATGGACTTCACTGGTCACGCCCTCGCTCTCTACAGGACAGACGA CTACCTGGATCAGCCCTGCATCAACACTATCAATAGGATCAAATTGTACAGTGAGTCTCTGGCCAGATATGGCAAGAGTCCttacctctaccctctctacgGCCTGGGGGAGCTGCCACAAGGCTTTGCCAG GTTGAGCGCTATCTATGGTGGCACCTACATGCTGAACAAGCCCATAGAGGAGATTGTTATGGAGAATGGAAAGGTGGTGGGGGTAAAGTCAGAGGGAGAG ATAGCCCGCTGTAAGCAGCTGATCTGTGACCCCAGTTACATCATGGACAGAGTCAGCAAAGTCGGCCAAGTGGTCCGTATCATCTGTGTCATGAGCCACCCCATCAAGAACACCGGCGACGTCAACTCCTGCCAGATCATCATTCCTCAGATCCAGGTCAACAGGAAACATG ACATCTACGTGTGTATGATCTCCTCGGCCCACAACGTGGCAGCGCAGGGCAAGTACGTTGCCATCGCCAGCAGCGTAGTGGAGACTAACGACCCAGAGAAGGAACTCAAGCCAGCCCTGGATCTCCTGGAGCCCATTGAACAGAA GTTTGTGAGCGTCAGTGATCAATATGCACCAACTGACATGGGAAAAGACAGCCAG ATATTTATTTCACGCACGTATGACGCAACGACCCACTTTGAGACCACCTGTGACGACATCAAGGACATCTACGAGCGCGCGATGGGCACGGAGTTTGACTTTGCAGAGATGGAGCGCACGAAGAACGACATCTTTGGAGACGCTGGTGATCAGTGA
- the LOC110500283 gene encoding rab GDP dissociation inhibitor beta isoform X2, whose product MDKAIECILSGIMSVKGKKVLHMDRNSYYGAESASITPLEDLYKRFSLPGKPPESMGRGRDWSVDLIPKFLMANGQLVRMLLITQVTRYLDFKVIEGSFVYKKGAIYKVPVTETEALASSLMGIFEKRRFRNFLIFVANYDLNDPKTMEGVDPNKSSMRALYKKFSLGQDVMDFTGHALALYRTDDYLDQPCINTINRIKLYSESLARYGKSPYLYPLYGLGELPQGFARLSAIYGGTYMLNKPIEEIVMENGKVVGVKSEGEIARCKQLICDPSYIMDRVSKVGQVVRIICVMSHPIKNTGDVNSCQIIIPQIQVNRKHDIYVCMISSAHNVAAQGKYVAIASSVVETNDPEKELKPALDLLEPIEQKFVSVSDQYAPTDMGKDSQIFISRTYDATTHFETTCDDIKDIYERAMGTEFDFAEMERTKNDIFGDAGDQ is encoded by the exons ATGGACAAAGCAATA GAATGCATTCTGTCTGGCATTATGTCAGTAAAGGGGAAGAAGGTGCTTCATATGGACAGGAACTCGTACTATGGAGCAGAGAGCGCTTCCATCACACCACTGGAAGAC TTGTACAAGCGCTTCAGCCTTCCAGGTAAACCTCCGGAGTCCATGGGGAGAGGTCGGGACTGGAGCGTGGACCTCATCCCAAAGTTCCTGATGGCCAATG GTCAGCTGGTGAGGATGTTGCTGATCACTCAGGTGACCCGTTACCTGGACTTCAAGGTGATCGAGGGCAGCTTTGTCTACAAGAAGGGAGCCATCTACAAAGTGCCTGTCACTGAGACAGAGGCACTGGCCTCCA gtttgatggggatttttgagAAGAGGCGGTTTAGGAACTTCTTGATCTTCGTTGCCAACTACGACTTGAACGATCCCAAAACCATGGAGGGTGTCGACCCCAACAAGTCGTCGATGCGTGCCCTGTACAAGAAGTTCAGCCTGGGCCAGGATGTGATGGACTTCACTGGTCACGCCCTCGCTCTCTACAGGACAGACGA CTACCTGGATCAGCCCTGCATCAACACTATCAATAGGATCAAATTGTACAGTGAGTCTCTGGCCAGATATGGCAAGAGTCCttacctctaccctctctacgGCCTGGGGGAGCTGCCACAAGGCTTTGCCAG GTTGAGCGCTATCTATGGTGGCACCTACATGCTGAACAAGCCCATAGAGGAGATTGTTATGGAGAATGGAAAGGTGGTGGGGGTAAAGTCAGAGGGAGAG ATAGCCCGCTGTAAGCAGCTGATCTGTGACCCCAGTTACATCATGGACAGAGTCAGCAAAGTCGGCCAAGTGGTCCGTATCATCTGTGTCATGAGCCACCCCATCAAGAACACCGGCGACGTCAACTCCTGCCAGATCATCATTCCTCAGATCCAGGTCAACAGGAAACATG ACATCTACGTGTGTATGATCTCCTCGGCCCACAACGTGGCAGCGCAGGGCAAGTACGTTGCCATCGCCAGCAGCGTAGTGGAGACTAACGACCCAGAGAAGGAACTCAAGCCAGCCCTGGATCTCCTGGAGCCCATTGAACAGAA GTTTGTGAGCGTCAGTGATCAATATGCACCAACTGACATGGGAAAAGACAGCCAG ATATTTATTTCACGCACGTATGACGCAACGACCCACTTTGAGACCACCTGTGACGACATCAAGGACATCTACGAGCGCGCGATGGGCACGGAGTTTGACTTTGCAGAGATGGAGCGCACGAAGAACGACATCTTTGGAGACGCTGGTGATCAGTGA